A stretch of the Alnus glutinosa chromosome 6, dhAlnGlut1.1, whole genome shotgun sequence genome encodes the following:
- the LOC133871901 gene encoding GDSL esterase/lipase At1g29670-like, which yields MAASDDDQLQALWWMLLLLVLLQGGCANGKPLVPCLFVFGDSSFDNGNNNNLLTEAKSNYPPYGIDFPLGPTGRFSNGRNSMDFIAQFLGFDHYIPPFANAKGPEILQGVNYASGAAGIRDETGQHQGDRISMNRQLKNHQTTVSEINQRLGNDISTTVYLNKCLYFVSIGQNDYLNNYFLPEFYPTSRLYTQLQYPLLLIQQLSQQLMSLYNYGAKKFVVVGPIALASTPFEHVSCGLIGSPCLDNIYNAVELFNDLLKSLVDQLNNNVNLEFSTFIFINTSGLLMSSSSARGSMVTDFSCCEMWPTGLAPAVQCKPFGKSCSTRSEYMFWDGVHPTEAANLAYAEGAYNAYSPSHAYPFNISHLAQL from the exons ATGGCGGCATCTGATGATGATCAGCTCCAGGCATTGTGGTGGATGCTGCTGCTGCTTGTTTTGTTGCAAGGGGGTTGTGCAAATGGAAAGCCGCTAGTACCTTGTCTCTTTGTTTTCGGGGACTCGAGCTTCGACAATGGCAACAATAACAATCTTCTCACAGAGGCGAAATCCAATTATCCACCATATGGGATTGATTTCCCCTTGGGGCCTACCGGAAGGTTTTCCAACGGTCGTAATAGCATGGATTTCATTG CTCAATTTCTGGGATTCGACCATTACATCCCGCCCTTCGCTAATGCTAAAGGCCCGGAAATACTCCAAGGTGTGAACTATGCATCTGGTGCAGCGGGAATTCGCGATGAAACTGGACAACACCAG GGTGATCGGATAAGCATGAATAGGCAGTTGAAAAACCACCAAACTACCGTGTCGGAGATCAACCAGAGGTTGGGAAATGATATATCAACCACAGTGTACCTAAACAAGTgcttatattttgtttcaatAGGCCAAAACGACTATCTTAACAACTACTTCTTGCCCGAGTTCTACCCTACTAGCCGCCTGTACACCCAACTGCAATATCCTCTTCTTCTCATCCAACAACTATCTCAGCAATTAATG AGTTTGTACAACTATGGGGCAAAGAAATTTGTGGTTGTCGGACCGATTGCGTTAGCTAGTACTCCATTCGAACATGTTTCATGTGGACTTATTGGCTCTCCATGTTTGGACAACATCTACAATGCGGTTGAACTTTTCAATGATTTGCTTAAATCTCTGGTGGATCAGCTCAACAACAATGTCAATCTCGAGTTTTCAACTTTTATCTTCATAAACACTAGTGGATTATTAATGTCGAGCAGTTCGGCtcgag GTTCCATGGTTACAGATTTTTCCTGCTGTGAAATGTGGCCCACTGGGCTGGCCCCGGCCGTGCAATGCAAGCCTTTTGGAAAATCATGCAGTACTCGGAGCGAATATATGTTTTGGGATGGAGTCCATCCCACTGAAGCCGCAAATTTGGCGTATGCAGAAGGAGCATACAATGCTTACTCTCCAAGTCATGCTTATCCATTCAATATCAGCCACCTCGCGCAGCTCTAA
- the LOC133871578 gene encoding uncharacterized protein At1g43920, Chloroplastic-like — protein sequence MSCSWKSEATSGEPICLCGVPAPLKTSFTDENFGRLFYGCVNYEVGRSCGFFQWKDSEMCEHARRALARVQHRHAMLNKEVVELKAKLEIEAIRYDMQVKIAKTNSRILAFSWVFFVVFLAVFWGNFYGVSQGYMSYKRLP from the exons ATGTCTTGTTCATGGAAGAGTGAAGCAACATCCGGAGAGCCCATCTGCCTGTGTGGAGTACCTGCACCTTTGAAGACTTCCTTTACCGATGAAAATTTCGGCCGCTTGTTCTACGGTTGTGTGAACTATgag GTTGGTCGGTCTTGCGGATTCTTCCAATGGAAAGATTCTGAAATGTGTGAACATGCTAGACGAGCATTGGCTCGTGTGCAACACAGGCACGCTATGCTGAACAAggaagttgtagaattgaaggcCAAGCTAGAGATCGAAGCAATTCGATATGACATGCAAGTGAAAATTGCAAAGACAAATAGCcgaattttggcattttcttgggttttttttgttgtcttcttaGCTGTGTTTTGGGGCAACTTTTATGGTGTCAGTCAAGGATATATGTCCTACAAACGGCTACCTTGA